In [Phormidium] sp. ETS-05, the genomic window CAAAATTATTTTCATCAATTGGCGTAATCTGCACCCGCTGGCAGCGTTGCGGATTACCTTGATTAGTCAGCACCCATTTTAAAAAAGCATCTCCCACACCGGGCTGTCCTTTTTCCGATAAATTTTTTCTGTATTCTGTGATAATCAGCCATTTATCGTCTATTACCAGAATTCTATTCCTTTTAATTTGATCCAGAACAGTCACGCATTTAATTACGCATTCTGGTAAGGCTTGCATCGATTTATTATTCGCCACTACAGGCACATTAGTATCTACCACCACAAACATCAATATCCTTTATCCTCCCATCTGCCTTTTCATGGCGGCTTCTGTCATGGCCACCAACTCACCCATTTCATCACCAAAAAACCCATCTGGCCAATTATTAATATTACCAAAATCATCTAATTCAAGTGAAATTAATTGAGATACCCCATTCCCGTCTGTTTCACAAAAGTAAAAAGCCGCATTGTGATTGGCCAGTTGTTCTTCTGCTACCCGCCGCTGCAAACGACGGAGCAGGTGTTCGCTATGACTTTCCAGAATAATCTGGATTTCCTGGTTTTTAATCACATCGATAAACACATCAGCCAAACCAGCTTGGACGGAAGGATGGAGGTGAATTTCTGGCTGTTCTAATATAATAGTTGCACCAGGAGGGGCGTAGTAGCACAACACCAGTACGGGTAAAATTTGCGATACGCCAAAGCCTACATCGGTAATCAAAACTTCGGGGGCGCTTTTGGTGCGACGTACCCGCAATTCATAATCTTTGTAGTTCGCCGCTATTGGTTTTAGCCGGAAATCATAAATCAAACCTAATTTTCGCAGCCATTCCGCCACCTTTTCTTCTATCTTACTAATTTGATTCCCGCCGCGAGCGGCGAGCAATGCTGGTATTGCTAACTCTCCTTTTTGTCCCACATCTTGGGGTTTATCTCCTCCCCACAGGTAGCGGCGGCGTGGATAGTCTCGCAAGGGACCTAAGTAGTATAGGTTTTGTAACTGCTCCTGCAAGGCTAAGGATAAGTCTGATAAAAAACTGGCGTTTTGATAGTAAGCATTAACTTTATCGGGAAATCGATAACTTTGCACGGGTGGGGGAAGCTGCCAAGCTCTGCCGCGTTTCCGCCTGAGCTGATACCCTTCTGCTATCAAATCATAATTTGAGTAATTATCGGCTGTTGGTTCAGATTCACAGCGCATCCCGAATTGATAATTAACATTTTTATCGCTAAATTTATAGCCAAATTCTTCAATCCAGATATTATCTAGCTTGCCCTTGATTTTGGCATTATAGCTCAATTGGGAAATCAAAAATAATTGTTGTTCTGGTTCGCCTTCGGGGTCGGAAATTGCTAATGGTTGGCGGGGTTGCCAATCCATAGTTAAATTGATTTGACCGGGGATGTGATGACTATGGACTATATCGGCAAATGTGCCGAGATTAATATAGCTTCGATCGTCCCCCAGATGCAGCACTCGCTGCCTATCTACAGCTTCTACTGTCTGCTTCAACATTAACAGCAGTTGCAAGATGGCAGTTTTGCCAGAGCTGTTGGTGCCAAAAAACCCGGTGAGAGGTGCGATTCTGATTTGGCCAGTATCTGACCAGGATTTAAAATTTTGGGCGGTTAAGTTGGTAATCATATAACCATTGTCAAAGCAGTTATACCCTGAGTAGGGGCGATTCGCGAATCGCCCCTACGAACCTTAATACTCCCCGGCTAAGGCAGCCACACACCGATCGCATATGGTGGGGTCATCAGTAAACACCCCCACATTCAGGGAATAATTCCAACACCGATCGCACTTTTCGCCATCCGCCTTCACCACACCCACGCCGAGACTTTCCGACACCAGTTTATACTCCACATTGTCGAGATTTGCTGCTGAGGGCACCAACTCCACTTGCGAAGCAATCAACAGATAGCGCCACTCATCCACCCCATTACCAGGCGTGAGATAATCAGCCGCATTTTGACTCTGGTTAGAAGCCACCGCCATCGGCATATCCACCGGCACAATTTCCCCAAAACTCCGGGGTTCATCGCCGCTATTAGTCAACTGTTCCTCAACCACCACATCATCACTGAGGATGAGCCGCTGACTAGGTTGCAACCCTTCTAAAGACGGTGTACCCACCAACTCATCTTTCCAGGTTTGCAACTTGGCGGATAACTTGTCCCGATCGTCCGCAAACAGTAAATTGCCACGAGCAAACCACAAAGTGCAGCCGATGCCGATATATTCAAATAAATTGGGCAGCAAAGGCAGGTGATTCACCGTATCCAGCACTACCACGCTGACATACACAAACACAAAAGCCGCCACTAACAACACCCCAGTAGTGACAACCCGCTCGTAGTCAGACAACAAACGTTCCCCATACTGGATTAACGGCGATATCGCAGCAGAGAATTTGCCCCAAACTTCCGCCGCCTGCTGTAGAGAGGGGTTGCTATCGATGAACTGAGAAAGTAAATTGCTCTCACCTGTAGGGTGGGCATTGCTACTGCTGTTCTGGGTAGTTGCTTCACCTGTACTCAGGGCAATGCCCACCCTACTGCTCTCGGCTGGAGAATCAACTTCTGTGTTCACCGCTGCTGTTGGGGACAACGACGGGGAAGTTGCCCCTGCGGTACTGCTCTCGGTAGTTGCCTCATTGCCGAAAAACTTCTGGCGCAATTGGACATCATCCAGATACAGTAAAACTTTGGCTTCCAGAGAAGAGCCAATGTATTTATTTTGCCGCGCCGATTCCATTACCTGGTTGACTTCGGCTCGGATTTTGCGGATTTTTGACCAGGTTTCGCCTAATTCTGGGTTACGCCACTGCTCGTCAAGGTTAACCCAACCGGCTTGGAACACAGATTTATAACCCGTGGGATAGGGGATATTTTGCCAGATATCTTCAGCCATATGGCAGAGTACCGGCGCGATCGACCGTGCCAAATTTTCCAAAGCCACCGCCAACACCGTTTGACAACTGCGCCGCCGGAAAGCCGCCGGAGCGCTGATATACAACCGGTCTTTGGCGATATCTAGATAAAAATTCGACAAATCCACGACGCAGAAATTCTGTACCGTTTGGAAAAACCGGAAAAATTGGAAGCTATCAAAAGCATCCTTAACCTCAGTAAATACCTCGGTCATCCGGTGCAGCATATAGCGGTCTAATTCTGGCAACTGCTCGTAAGGCACCGCATCTTTTGCTGGGTCGAAATCATGTAAATTCCCCAACAAAAACCGCGCTGTGTTGCGGATTTTGCGGTAAACATCGGCCATTTGCTTGAGGATATTTTTCCCCAAAGGCACATCTGCCGAATAATCCACGGAAGACACCCACAAGCGCAACACATCTGCGCCGTAAGCCGGTTCTTCTTTCTGGTTTTTGCCTCCAGCGATGACAATTTTCGGGTCAACCACATTCCCGATCGACTTGCTCATCTTGCGACCGTTTTCGTCCAAGACAAAACCGTGAGTCAACACCGTTTTATAAGGAGCATGACCCTGAGTGGCTACACTGGTGAGCAAACTGGACTGAAACCAACCGCGATGCTGGTCTGAGCCTTCCAAGTACATATCCACCGGATATTTCAGCTCTGGGCGAGTATTTGCCACCGCCGCCCAAGAGGAGCCGGAGTCAAACCACACATCCATCGTATCCGTGCCTTTGCGGTATTTCCGGCCATTATTGCGGTAAGACTCCGGTAACAGGGCCTCAGTAGCCATTTGCCACCAAGCATCAGAGCCCTTCTCGGCGATAATCCCTTGCACGTGAGAGATAGTCTCAGCATTTAGTAGCGGTTCGCCAGATTCCTCATCATAGAATACTGGAATCGGCACCCCCCAACTGCGCTGACGGGAGATGCACCAGTCCGATCGCTCCGACACCATCGCCGTAATCCGATTTTGGCCGATACCGGGAATCCAGTTTACCTCACCGATCGCCTTCAGCGCCAACTCCCGGAAACCCTCCACCGAAGCAAACCACTGCTCCGTTGCCCGGAAAATCGTTGGTTGCTTCGTCCGCCAATCATAAGGATACTTATGCTGATACGGCTCCTCTTTTAACATAGCTCCCGCCGCTGCCAGAGCCTTCACCACCGCCGCATTACCTTCATCCAAAACATTCAAACCCGCAAACTCACCAGCTTCGGCGGTGAAATTGCCATCCTCATCCACCGGAGCCAAAATCGGCAACCCGTAGCGCAAACCCACGGCGTAGTCTTCCAAACCGTGACCAGGAGCCGTATGGACTAAACCAGTACCCGACTCCGTAGTTACATAGTCGCCGCCGATGACAATTTGGCTCTCGCGATCGAACAAAGGATGACGGTACTTAGAACCTTCCAACGCCACACCCTTAACCGCCGACTTCACCACCAAAGGCATTTGCAGAGTTTCCGCCAAGCGGCTGACCAAATCAGCAGCCACAATATAATATTTGCCCTCAGCCCCTTCTACCACCGCATAATTTAAATCCGGGTTAACGCTCACCGCCAAATTACCGGGAATCGTCCAAGGGGTAGTAGTCCAGATGGCAACCTGTAGCTGTGGCAAATATTCCTGCCAATCCTCCGGGACAGCGGGGGCCAGAGCCGTCATCGGGAAAGCCGCGTAAATACTGCGGGAGGTATGACCTTCGGGATATTCCAATTCCGCTTCCGCCAGAGCGGTTTTCGAGCTAGGACTCCAGTGGACCGGTTTGCGACCCCGATAAATGTAGCCTTTCAGAACCATATCGCCGAAAACCCCGATTTGAGCCGCCTCATATTCCGGCAACAAACTCAAATAGGGATGGGTCCAATCGCCCCAGACGCCGTAGCGTTGAAAGTCTTGGCTCTGTTTTTCCACCGTCTTGAGGGCGAAAGTGCGAGCTTTTTGCCGCAGTTTAATCGGCGTCAGCTTTTCCCGCTCTTCCGGTTTCATCGCTTGCAACACTTTCAGCTCGATCGGCAAGCCATGACAGTCCCAACCAGGGACGTAGCGGACTTTCCGCCCTTGCAGGAGTTGATAGCGGTTGAT contains:
- a CDS encoding DUF3696 domain-containing protein — translated: MITNLTAQNFKSWSDTGQIRIAPLTGFFGTNSSGKTAILQLLLMLKQTVEAVDRQRVLHLGDDRSYINLGTFADIVHSHHIPGQINLTMDWQPRQPLAISDPEGEPEQQLFLISQLSYNAKIKGKLDNIWIEEFGYKFSDKNVNYQFGMRCESEPTADNYSNYDLIAEGYQLRRKRGRAWQLPPPVQSYRFPDKVNAYYQNASFLSDLSLALQEQLQNLYYLGPLRDYPRRRYLWGGDKPQDVGQKGELAIPALLAARGGNQISKIEEKVAEWLRKLGLIYDFRLKPIAANYKDYELRVRRTKSAPEVLITDVGFGVSQILPVLVLCYYAPPGATIILEQPEIHLHPSVQAGLADVFIDVIKNQEIQIILESHSEHLLRRLQRRVAEEQLANHNAAFYFCETDGNGVSQLISLELDDFGNINNWPDGFFGDEMGELVAMTEAAMKRQMGG
- the ileS gene encoding isoleucine--tRNA ligase; translation: MTEAKTYKDTVNLPQTNFDMRANAAVREPEIQKFWADNQIYEQLSQQNPGEIFILHDGPPYANGDLHIGHALNKILKDIINRYQLLQGRKVRYVPGWDCHGLPIELKVLQAMKPEEREKLTPIKLRQKARTFALKTVEKQSQDFQRYGVWGDWTHPYLSLLPEYEAAQIGVFGDMVLKGYIYRGRKPVHWSPSSKTALAEAELEYPEGHTSRSIYAAFPMTALAPAVPEDWQEYLPQLQVAIWTTTPWTIPGNLAVSVNPDLNYAVVEGAEGKYYIVAADLVSRLAETLQMPLVVKSAVKGVALEGSKYRHPLFDRESQIVIGGDYVTTESGTGLVHTAPGHGLEDYAVGLRYGLPILAPVDEDGNFTAEAGEFAGLNVLDEGNAAVVKALAAAGAMLKEEPYQHKYPYDWRTKQPTIFRATEQWFASVEGFRELALKAIGEVNWIPGIGQNRITAMVSERSDWCISRQRSWGVPIPVFYDEESGEPLLNAETISHVQGIIAEKGSDAWWQMATEALLPESYRNNGRKYRKGTDTMDVWFDSGSSWAAVANTRPELKYPVDMYLEGSDQHRGWFQSSLLTSVATQGHAPYKTVLTHGFVLDENGRKMSKSIGNVVDPKIVIAGGKNQKEEPAYGADVLRLWVSSVDYSADVPLGKNILKQMADVYRKIRNTARFLLGNLHDFDPAKDAVPYEQLPELDRYMLHRMTEVFTEVKDAFDSFQFFRFFQTVQNFCVVDLSNFYLDIAKDRLYISAPAAFRRRSCQTVLAVALENLARSIAPVLCHMAEDIWQNIPYPTGYKSVFQAGWVNLDEQWRNPELGETWSKIRKIRAEVNQVMESARQNKYIGSSLEAKVLLYLDDVQLRQKFFGNEATTESSTAGATSPSLSPTAAVNTEVDSPAESSRVGIALSTGEATTQNSSSNAHPTGESNLLSQFIDSNPSLQQAAEVWGKFSAAISPLIQYGERLLSDYERVVTTGVLLVAAFVFVYVSVVVLDTVNHLPLLPNLFEYIGIGCTLWFARGNLLFADDRDKLSAKLQTWKDELVGTPSLEGLQPSQRLILSDDVVVEEQLTNSGDEPRSFGEIVPVDMPMAVASNQSQNAADYLTPGNGVDEWRYLLIASQVELVPSAANLDNVEYKLVSESLGVGVVKADGEKCDRCWNYSLNVGVFTDDPTICDRCVAALAGEY